Proteins from a genomic interval of Cheilinus undulatus linkage group 15, ASM1832078v1, whole genome shotgun sequence:
- the LOC121523000 gene encoding cell surface glycoprotein CD200 receptor 1-B-like isoform X2: MMDMMWIYAIIILTLPEAWGQEPVVRIVSFNQGSDVNLTCSNKTWKDTMFVTWHIKLINKQCMIALLPGTQTVDSCNDGKSLQNTSSFQSYLHITNFSKTDEGAYKCVSPYNGGILETIYDVAVTVPPSVSLWLEHLDNQVVAVCRAERGFPAASITWHYAGKTSTEEILDSNELFTAESRVLLLEGMHPGNLSCVIRHPCWEEERIFFLKMREVPTDPWLYIRIVLVIALILSGFVFSIIMELKRRHQQSDIEPSKS; the protein is encoded by the exons ATGATGGACATGATGTGGATTTATGCCATAATTATCCTCACATTGCCTGAAGCATGGGGCCAAGAACCAG TTGTCAGAATTGTATCTTTCAACCAAGGAAGTgatgttaacctgacatgcagCAATAAGACGTGGAAGGACACCATGTTTGTTACCTGGCACATAAAGCTGATAAACAAACAGTGTATGATAGCCTTACTGCCTGGTACCCAAACTGTGGACTCCTGCAATGATGGGAAGTCACTTCAAAACACATCCAGCTTCCAGTCGTACCTGCACATCACAAACTTCTCAAAGACAGATGAGGGGGCCTACAAATGTGTGTCGCCTTACAACGGAGGGATATTAGAAACGATTTATGATGTGGCTGTGACAG TCCCTCCCAGTGTATCTCTGTGGTTGGAACACTTGGACAACCAGGTAGTGGCAGTGTGCAGAGCTGAAAGAGGATTTCCAGCTGCCAGTATCACCTGGCATTATGCAGGGAAAACATCTACTGAGGAGATACTTGACAGCAACGAACTTTTCACAGCTGAAAGTCGTGTGCTGCTCCTCGAGGGAATGCACCCAGGAAACCTGAGCTGTGTTATCAGGCACCCATGCTGGGAAGAGGAAAggattttctttcttaaaatgaGAGAAG TTCCCACAGATCCTTGGCTCTACATCCGCATTGTCCTGGTTATCGCCTTGATTTTGTCAGGATTTGTTTTCTCCATAATAATGGAACTGAAAAG GCGACACCAGCAGTCCGACATCGAACCATCCAAGTCCTGA
- the LOC121523000 gene encoding cell surface glycoprotein CD200 receptor 1-B-like isoform X1: MMDMMWIYAIIILTLPEAWGQEPVVRIVSFNQGSDVNLTCSNKTWKDTMFVTWHIKLINKQCMIALLPGTQTVDSCNDGKSLQNTSSFQSYLHITNFSKTDEGAYKCVSPYNGGILETIYDVAVTVPPSVSLWLEHLDNQVVAVCRAERGFPAASITWHYAGKTSTEEILDSNELFTAESRVLLLEGMHPGNLSCVIRHPCWEEERIFFLKMREVPTDPWLYIRIVLVIALILSGFVFSIIMELKRVRAICVRARVTNTTTLADL, from the exons ATGATGGACATGATGTGGATTTATGCCATAATTATCCTCACATTGCCTGAAGCATGGGGCCAAGAACCAG TTGTCAGAATTGTATCTTTCAACCAAGGAAGTgatgttaacctgacatgcagCAATAAGACGTGGAAGGACACCATGTTTGTTACCTGGCACATAAAGCTGATAAACAAACAGTGTATGATAGCCTTACTGCCTGGTACCCAAACTGTGGACTCCTGCAATGATGGGAAGTCACTTCAAAACACATCCAGCTTCCAGTCGTACCTGCACATCACAAACTTCTCAAAGACAGATGAGGGGGCCTACAAATGTGTGTCGCCTTACAACGGAGGGATATTAGAAACGATTTATGATGTGGCTGTGACAG TCCCTCCCAGTGTATCTCTGTGGTTGGAACACTTGGACAACCAGGTAGTGGCAGTGTGCAGAGCTGAAAGAGGATTTCCAGCTGCCAGTATCACCTGGCATTATGCAGGGAAAACATCTACTGAGGAGATACTTGACAGCAACGAACTTTTCACAGCTGAAAGTCGTGTGCTGCTCCTCGAGGGAATGCACCCAGGAAACCTGAGCTGTGTTATCAGGCACCCATGCTGGGAAGAGGAAAggattttctttcttaaaatgaGAGAAG TTCCCACAGATCCTTGGCTCTACATCCGCATTGTCCTGGTTATCGCCTTGATTTTGTCAGGATTTGTTTTCTCCATAATAATGGAACTGAAAAG GGTCCGTGCGATCTgcgttcgtgccagagtgaccaacacaaccacgttggctgacttgtga